AGTAAGCGAAAACGATATCGGCAAGACGGTGCGTGTCGCCGGCTGGGTCGAAAATATCCGGGATCACGGCGGCGTGCAGTTTCTGGACGTGCGCGACCATTACGGGGTCGTGCAGGTCGTCGTCCACGACGAGGAGATGCTTCGCGACGTGTCCAGGGAATGCACCGTCAGCGTGGAGGGCACCGTCACCCTGCGGGATGAGGACACCATCAACCCGAAGCTCGCCACCGGCACGGTGGAGATCAAGACGAAAACCCTGACCGTGCTGGGCCGCGTCTATTATCCCCTGCCGTTCGAGGTTGCGGCATCCACCGAGACAAAAGAGGATGTCCGCCTGAAATATCGTTTTCTCGACCTGCGAAACCCGAAGGTCCACCAGAATATTGTATTGCGCTCCCGGATCATTTCCTTCCTGCGCCGGAAAATGACGGAGATGGGATTTCTGGAAATCCAGACGCCGATCCTTTCCACCTCTTCCCCCGAAGGCGCGCGCGACTACCTGATCCCGAGCCGGAAGCACCACGGAAAATTCTACGCGCTTCCCCAGGCGCCGCAGATCTTCAAGCAGCTTCTGATGATTTCGGGCTTCGACCGCTATTTTCAGATCGCCCCCTGCTTCCGCGACGAGGACGCGCGGGCAGACCGCTCGCCGGGGGAGTTTTACCAGCTCGATTTTGAAATGGCTTTCGCCACCCAGGAGGATGTCTTTTCCATTGCGGAGGAGGTGCTGACTGCGGTGTTCACGGAGTTTTCCGACAAAAAGGTCTCCCCCGCCCCGTTCGTGCGCATCCCGTATGAAGAATCCATGCTGAAATACGGCACGGACAAGCCCGACCTGCGCAACCCGCTCGGGATCATCGACATCAGCGACCTGTTCCGCGACAGCGCGTTCGCCCCGTTCCGGAACAAGACGGTGCGCGCGATCAACGTGCCGGGCTGCACGGCCCAGCCGAAGAGCTTCTTTGAAAACATGCTGAAATTCGCCACGGGCATCGGCATGAAGGGCCTGGGCTACATCAGCGTCGTCGGCGACGGCGAATACAAGGGGCCGATCAACAAATTCCTGACCGAGGAGAGCCGGGCTGAGCTGATCCGCCGCGCGGGGCTGAAAACGGGCGACGTGATCTTTTTTATCGCCGACGAAAAGGATACGGCGCCGAAGCTCGCCGGGCAGATCCGCACCGAGCTCGCCGCACGCCTGAACCTGATCGACGAGGATTCCTTCCGGATGTGCTTCATCGTCGACTTCCCGATGTACGAGATCGACGAGGAAACCGGGAATTATATTTTTACCCACAACCCGTTTTCCATGCCCCAGGGCGGCATGGATGCCCTGCTGAACAAGAAGCCGGAAGAGATCCTGGCCTATCAGTACGACATCGTGTGCAACGGCGTGGAGCTTTCGTCCGGCGCGGTGCGGAACCACGACCCCGAGATCATGGTGAAGGCCTTTGAGATCGCGGGGTACACGGAGCGGGACATCCAGGAAAAATTCACGGCTCTTTACAACGCGTTCCATTACGGGGCCCCGCCGCACGCGGGCATGGCCCCGGGCGTGGACCGGATGGTGATGCTGCTCACCGGCGAGCAGAACATCCGCGAGGTGATCGCGTTCCCGATGAACAGCAACGCCCAGGACATGCTGCTCGGCGCGCCGACGGAGGTCACGGAGCAGCAGCTCAGGGAAGCCCACATCAAGATCAGAAAATAAACAAGGCAAAGGAGGCGTTTCCGGCATGGTAACGCATGAAGAAGTGCTGAAAATCGCACAGCTCGCCAAGCTTTCCATCCGCGAGGATGAGCTTGACACACTGACAAAGGACATGGACGATATTATTCGATTTGCCGACACCATCAATCAGGTGAGTGCGGAAGCCTCCGGTTTTGATAATATCAATCATCTGGAAAATGTATTCCGCGAGGATACGGTGATCCCATCCCTGCCCCGCGAGGAAATCCTGAAAAACGCCGAATGTCAGGAAGACGGCTATTTTCTGGTAAAAAAGAGAGGATAAGGCGGGTGCATTCATGGAAACCGGTTTTGGAAAGATCAAAAAGCTGTCCGGCCTGCTCCGGCGCGGGGAAATCTCCTGCGCGGAGCTGACCCAAAAATATCTGGACGCCGCCGCGGCGGACAACCCCGTCCTGAACGCGTATGTCCGGACGACGGGCGAGCTTGCCCTGAAGACGGCGCGCCGGGTGGATGAAAAGCTGGCGCGCGGCGAGAAGCTCCTTCCGCTGGAAGGGATCCCGATGACGCTGAAGGACAACATTTCGACCAAGGGGATCGAAACCACCTGCTGCTCGAAGATCCTTGCGGGCTACCGCCCCATTTACGACGCGGCCGTGTGGGAGCTCCTGCAGGAGCAAAACGCCGTGCTGCTTGGGAAGACGAACATGGACGAGTTCGCGATGGGCTCCTCGTGCGAGACCTCTTGCTACGGCGGCGCCCTGAACCCCCACAATTTAAAGCATGTCGCGGGCGGAAGCTCGGGCGGCGTCGCGGCTGCCGTGAGCGGCAACCTCGCCGTTTACGGGCTCGGCTCCGACACGGGCGGCTCCATCCGTCAGCCCGCCAGCTTCTGCGGCATCGTCGGCCTGAAGCCGACCTACGGCGCCGTTTCGCGCTACGGCCTGATCGCCTATGCCTCCAGCCTGGACCAGATCGGGCCGATCACGACGTCGGTCGAGGATGCGGCGCTGGTCTACGACGCCATTTCGCGCCGCGACGAGCGCGACTCCACCTCCCGCGGGAGCGGCGCCCCCACGGCCGATTCGCTCGGAAAGGAAATCAAGGGCATGAAGATCGGGATCGCGCGGGAATATTTCGACGGCATCCGCGGGGATGTGAAGGCCGCGCTGGAAAACGCCGTGAAGGTTTTCGAATCCCTCGGCGCGGAAATCGTCCGTTTCGACATGCCGCAGCTCAAATACGCACTGCCCGTCTACTACATTCTCGCCTGCGCGGAGGCTTCCTCCAACCTGGGGCGGTACGACGGGATCCGTTACGGCTACAAGACGGAACGCTACCGCGACACAAACGAGATGATCTGCAAGACCCGCAGCGAAGGGTTCGGCGACGAGGTCAAGCGCCGGATCCTTCTGGGCACCTATGTTCTGAGCGCCGGGTACTACGACGCCTATTACAAAAAGGCGCAGAACCTGCGCGGCACGATCGTGCGGACGTTCCAGGACGCGTTCGAACACTGCGACGTCATGCTGGCGCCCACCGTGCCGGTGACCGCCTTTGAGCGGAACTTCACCTCGCTCGACAAAATTGAGACCTATCTGACCGATATCTGCACCGTGCCGGTGAACATCGCGGGGCTGCCCGCCGTTTCGGTGCCCTGCGGCTTCGACGGGAAGGGGCTTCCGATCGGCATGCAGCTGATCGGGAACACCTTCCGCGAGGCCGCGATTCTGAACGCCGCCTATCAGTTTGAGGGCGCGACGAGAAAGACCGCGTTCCGTGCGGCGGAAATGGGGGTCAGGCTATGAAATACGAACTGGTATCCGGGCTGGAAACCCATGTGGAGCTTTCCACCAAAACAAAAATTTTCTGCGGCTGCACCACCGAATTCGGCGGGGAGCCGAACACCCACTGCTGCCCCGTTTGCATCGGCCTGCCGGGCACGCTGCCCCGCCTGAACAAAAAGGTGGTCGAATACGCGATCATGGCCGGGCTCGCCACCAACTGCGAGATCGCGAATATCTCGAAGATGGACCGCAAAAACTACTGCTACCCCGACCTGCCGAAGGCCTACCAGATCTCGCAGTACGACATGCCGCTCTGCAAAAACGGGTATATCCCGCTTTCCAACGGGCGCAGGATCGGCATCACGCGCATCCACATCGAGGAGGACGCGGGGAAGCTCGTGCATCAGGATGGAAACACGTTCGTCGACTACAACCGCGGCGGCGTTCCGCTGATCGAGATCGTCTCCGAGCCCGACATCCGCAGCATCGACGAGGCGCGCGAATATGTGGAGAAGCTTCAGCTCATCATGAGATACATCGGCGTTTCCGACTGCAAAATGCAGGAGGGCTCCATGCGCTGCGACGTGAATATCTCCGTGCGCCCGGCCGGCACCGAGGAGCTGGGGACGAGGACCGAGATCAAAAACATGAACTCCATCTCCTATATGACAAAGGCCATGGAATACGAGCTGGACCGCCAGATCGACATTCTGGAAAGCGGCGGAAAGGTGGAGCAGGAAACCCTGCGCTACAATGAGACGGAGAACACGACCTCGAGCATGCGCGGAAAGGAAGACGCGCACGACTACCGGTATTTCCGGGACCCCGACCTCGTCACGATCCACGTCGGCGACGAGGAGATCGAGCGCATCCGCGCCCTTCTTCCCGAACTGCCGGACAGGAAGCGCGAACGCTACCGCAGCGAGCTGAACCTGCCGGAAGCGGATATCCAGCTTCTGACGAAATACCGCAGCATCGCGGAATATTTTGAGGCCGCGTGCGAAGGCGTGAAAAGGCCCACGGTCGTCGCCAACTGCATCATCGGCCAGATCTTCCGCAGGCTGGAAAACGACGACGCGAAGGAGAAATTCGAGATTCCGGTCTCCCCTTCCGACCTGAGGGATCTGGTTCTTCTGCTGGATAGCGGAAAAATCAAAATGAACCTTCTGAAATCGACGCTCGAAAAAATGCTGGACACCGGAAAACCGGCGAGCGAGCTGATCAGCGAAAAGGACCTTGGCGGAGTGGACGAAGCGGCGCTGAAAGAGCTGTGCGGGCAGTCGATCGCCGCAAACCCGAACGCCGTTCAGGATTACCGCTCCGGCAAGGAAAAGGCGCTCAAGGCCCTGCTCGGCCATGTGATGAAGGCGACGCGCGGGCGCGCGGACGCGCAGCAGGCGGAAAAAATGCTGATCGAGCTGATCCGGAAGCTGCCGTAAGGCAAAAGGATCCGGCCCTTTTCAGCCTTAAAAAAGAACGGAGGAAATCCTGTGGACTTCATCAAAGAAGACAACCGCATCTATTCTCTGGATGAAAACGGGAAGCTGGTCGCGGAGATCACTTTCCCGAATCTTTCGGACACGGCGGTCAACATCGACCACACGTTTGTGGACGACAGCCTGCGCGGCCGGGGCGTCGCCGCAAAGCTCGTTCTGGCCGCCGCCGAAACCATACGCGCCCGGAAGAAAAAAGCGGTCGTCACCTGCCCCTACGCGGTGAAATGGTTTCAAAAAAATCAAGATTTTTCGGATATCCTCGAAAAGACAGATATTCCCACCCATAATTGAACTTTTTCTGCACAACCTAGGATCGAGGCACTCAATCAAACAAAATCCGCCAGAAGGTTTTCTCCGTATGTACCTGCCTACGGGCCGGATACAACGGATGATCTCCACAAATCAGATGCGTAATTGGTACGAAAGTACCGATATCATTCTTTGGGATGATAATCGCAGAAGAATTGCTGGAGTCGCCGGTTGCGGATTTTATGAGGAAGCCTCAAATCCGTTGACCGGATCAAAAGGGAAGCCCCCTGATTTCGGAAAAAACGGATGCTGCTTTTCATCTTTGAAAAAAAGAATAGAAAGCAAATAAGGGAGAAAGGCCTTTATGGTCTTTCTCCTGATTTTATTCTCCCCTGTTTTTCCGCCTTTCTGCCCGCGCACGGCCGAAAAAAAGCAAAAAAAGCCGCCCCTGGCCAGGGACGGCTATAGGAGAGAGAAATGAAGCAAACAATTTATGAAAAATCCTCTCTTGTGAGGAGCTTGCTGTTAGTCTGCCAGCCTGCGGTTCGGTATTCCGTCCTTCCACAGGCTTACGCGGCAGTATTTTTTTTTGATTTCCTTGATTGGAACAGTTCTTAGTATAAGGTAAGAATATGGAAGAAGCATGAAAGAAATATCAATATTTTAAAAAGGATATATGAATAAATTACGAATGGACGAAGGCCCCCGGAAGAAAAAAGAACCGATCCCGTCAAAATACCGCGCGGAAGAAAACGGGAGGCGGCGTTTTGACGGATGCCGGAAATCATCCCTTTTTCTCCTTGGAATTTTCTTTTTCCTTCCGGTTTGGATTTTCCGGGAACCAGCCTTTTTTCACTCGCTGCTCCTGCTCGAAAAGCTCCCGGATGCCCCACAGCAGGGAAAAACCGAGCACCGAAAGCAGCGCCGAAAGGACGCTGCTTTCCGCCAGAACCGACAGGAAGATGCAGAGCGCCCCCGAAGCCAGAAAAAGCGGCCAGATCTGTCTGCCGAAATAATATTCCGCCTTGATTACGACCGGATGCAGGATTCCGATCAGAAAAAACGCGCCGAGCCCGATGACGATCCCGGTAAAATTCGAGGCCTCCCCGGAAAGGATTTTCATGCTTTCTCCCCCTTTGAAATCAGATGGAACAGATTTTATTCCCATACATCCAATTCCCTGTTTTTGTAAAAATACCTTTTATCCTTTTCTCCGATTTCACGAATGACTTTGCATGGCACGCCATACGCGACAACATCTGCCGGGACATCATCCGTTACGACGCTTCCCGCCCCGATGACCGAATTCTCTCCTACGGTTATCCCCGGCATGATCTGGGCGCCGGAACCGATCCAGACGTTCTTTCCAATATGAACCGAAAGATTGTACACATAATGATGCTCTCTCAAAACAGGCAGGACAGGATGCCCCGAGGTGGAAATCACCACGTTGGGAGCGATCAGGCAATCATCGCCTACATAGATATCCGCATCGTCTACGAACGTGACATTCGAATTGCAATAGATTCCTCTTCCGAAATGTACATGCCGGCATCCCCAATTCGCGTTTACCGGAGTTTCAACATGACACCCCCCTCCGATTTCGGCAAACATTTCCCGCAACAACCGCCGCCGCTTCTCCGTCTCGGTCGGATGGGAATGGTTATAGGCGTAGAGCCTTTCCTGATACAAAAATTGATCGCCCATGAGGGACGGGTCATCATAACGGTATACCAGCCCTTTTTCTTTGCGTTCCTGATTCGTCATATCCGCAATACCTCCAGCCCTGCAAATTTCCGCTTTGTCGCTGTACGCCTTGCTCCGGCTGAGGCGACAGCCGTATTCCGTGACTCTATTCTATTCCGCCCAAAAAGGCCTGGCAAGAAGGAAATGTATCATCTTTATGGATAAATGTTGCCTTTCTTGTTCAACGCTAAAGGCTCTTCCGCACACCCCGGCACAGCCGGGGCTTTCGCATTCCAATAAAAAAGGAAGCCATGCGCACACAGCTTCCTTTTTTCATCCATCTTTATTTTCCGCCGGCCAGCCCCGTATGGAAAACCGGGCCCGCGGCAGAGCTTTTTCTTTTTCTTTCGTTATTTCGCACACTGACCGAGATACTGAAGCAGCAGCTGCATCAATTCCTGACAAGACATAAACAGCGGCCTCCCTTCCCAGATTATCCTCAAAAGAGTTCTCCTCTTTCGGAACAACTAGAGTGTAACACTTCTGTAACCTTTTTTCAAATGTAATTTCTGGAATGGAAAAAAGGACAAAAATAACCAGGAAATCCACTGTTACGGAACTTTCTTTTTAAAGTCCTCGCCGGTCAGGCCCTCGCGCGCGAGCATGTTTTCCAGGACGGTGATGTCGGTGGAAATGTCGAGCGTCACGTCGCCGAACAGGCTGTCCAGAAGGTTCTCGAACGCCGTACCGATGGTGTCAAGCGCCTTGCGGATCTCGTCCTTTGCGGCGGTGATATTCTCCCCCTGCACGGGCTGGGCTTCAAACTGGCAGTACGCGTTGACCAGCTTCAGCGTGGTGGGAAGATAATAATTGATGAACCTCCGAAGCTCCGCGGCCTTTTCCGGATGCTGCTCGACATAATCGAAAATTTTGGAAGACACCTGTTCGATGCGGTCCAGCTTGTGCGAAATTTCGTCCTCGTCAAGAAGGTCGTTCGCCCGGCGGATCTGCTCCAGGTATTCCCTGCCCTGCGCGATGGTCGCGTTCGTCTCGGAATCTTTTTTCCGGCTCTCCTCCCGCTGCTGCCGCTCTTTCATGGAGCGCTGCGCCTCCAGATACTGCTCGTAGGTCTCTTCCCCCAGCATCAGGCAGGTCTGCTGGTCGTCGATATGGCCCTCCGGCAGCATATTCAGGCGGATCATTCTTTTCAGGTCCTTCAGGACGAACTTCGCCGGTTTTCCGACGGAGGCGGCAAGCTCCTCCACAGGACAGAACGTGGCGTTTCCCATGCGGGCAAGATAGCTGCGGTACCTTCCCACCCTTTTGCGGAGCAGGATCCCCTTTGCCAGCAGGAAACCGGAGACGCCCCCGCAGGGAACGACAAAGCCGAACAGAACGCCCAGCAGCGCAGCCATCGACGGAATAAAAGGCATGGAAACGGCCGCCAAAAGGGCAACCAAAAGCCCCATCGACCCGAACAGGATCAGCAGAACGCCGGAGATACTGCCGCGCGGCAGACAGCGGACCCGCCGTCTTCCCCAGCCCGGATCAGCGGTGCGGTACGGCGCGTTCCGCCCCTCCGCGCGGCTTCTGAAGCCGGCCGACGCGCTGCGCACCTCATTTTTCAGTTCCGCGAAGCTTTCGGAATGAAGGATGTCCCGAACCGACCGATTGATCTGTCTTCCTATCATCCAAAAAAATCTTTCAATCATTTTGTTCCCCCATTTATGGATCGGGCAGCTCGTTTCTTTGAGGTTATTATAACGCAAACAAGGCAAAATGACAACCGCGCGGGAGGCGGAAAAGCCACGGAAAAAGGGGCCTGTCTTTCCTTCCCGGCCAAGGCCGAAGCCCAAAGCCCGCCGATGCGAAAAAGGATGAAAAATAAAATGGAAAAACCTTGACAGCGGGGAGAAAAGCAGATATAATAACTACTGTTGTCCCAATTCGGACATTCCATTTTTGGTATTTGGCTCGGTAGTTCAGCTGGTTAGAACGCTAGCCTGTCACGCTAGAGGTCGACGGTTCGATCCCGTTCCGAGTCGCCATTTTGCTGCTATGGCTCAGTTGGCAGAGCACATCCTTGGTAAGGATGAGGTCACGCGTTCGAATCGCGTTAGCAGCTCCAGCAGGAAAGCCTGCACACAAGCCGCGCTCCCCACTTTGTGGGGAGCCGTTTTTGTATACGCACGTGTTCAAAGCCTTCTCTGCGGACAGGCCGCTCATACAACAGACAAAAAGAATCCAGCAGCCATACGGGTCGCCGGATTCTTTTTCCGCCGCTCAAAAAAGGCCGGACCGTTCCGGCGGAAAGCTGCTTTCCCAAAGGCCCGGCAAGCGGCGGGCCGGATCTCAGAACGCCATAAAGGACTTCTTATGTAGCACCTGCCCCTGGGCTCCGGAGACGCTTTGAAAAAAGACGAGAAGCGCCAGCTCGATACAGGCGCGCACGGCATAAACCAGTTCCCCGATCAGATCATCCTGTGCGGTGGGCTTTTCAAAAAACAGCTCGCGCATGTGCTCGCTGATTTCCTCCGGGTTTTCAGGGATCTGCACCCACGGCACATAATCCACGCGGCGGAAACGGTCGTAATTCCTGCTCATGAACAAAAGGAGATCGTTTTCATACCGGACATGCTCTTTCAGGCCCCCGCTGAATTCCGGATTGTGCGCCAGACACAGGAAATCCGAATAATAGTGGCACAGAATCCCCAGCTTTTTCGAGGTTCTTCTGTCGATCTCGCTCCAGTCCGCCCGGCACAGGCGCTCCGTTTTGCGGCGTACCATGCCCTTGCAGTAGCGCATGCGGTGGGGCCGCAGAAACGAAAGCGAATGATCCGGGCAGGTGTTTCCTTGCAAAAATCCCGGCTTATCCAGGACGATCCCATACTTGTCGCGCAGATATTCATAAATCAAGGTCCCGATTAAAATATGATTCGGACTGTTCATAGAACCGCATTTCCCCTGTAATCAAAATTTACCTCTCCAAATATAGCACAATTATTCCGAAAAATAAATGTTTTTTTAAAAATTCCACAACTTGCCTGTCCCGCCTCGTCCAGATTCCCTTTTGATTTCCTTTTTTCTATAAGGCCATTAAAATTGAGATTTTCGGCCCTGTTTTTTCGTTTTTCCGTCCCCTCTGTCCATAAATGTAAATTTTTCTTCCCATCATCCGAAAAATATATCATATAGAGACAATATAGCGATTCCGCTTATGAGTGCGAACCCGGACCTGTTCTTCCCCCGCCGAAAGCGGGGGAAGAACAGGAACAAATTTCACGTCTCAGATGGAAACGCCATATCTGCAGGAACGCCGGGAGCCCCGGCAGTAAGGGAGGAAAAGCCGAGATGCCATTGAAACGGCAAAAAAGAAAACCTCTGTTTTATTTTTCCAGCCGCCTGAAAAAGCAGCTTTCTCATATTCTGAACGACCCGGTCACGATCATCGAGGCCCCTTCCGGGTTCGGAAAAACCACCGCAGTCAGGGAATACCTGAAACAGGAGCTTCCGGAGCAGATGCACCAGTACTGGTACACGTCGTTCGGGGAACCCCCGGTAAAAGCCTGGGAGAACATCTGCGGGCTGTTTTCCCGCCCGGACCGGAAAGCCGGGGAGCGCCTTCGGCGAATCGGCCCGCCCTGCGAAGGATCGCTGACCGAAATCGCGGCCTGCCTTTATGAATTCCGCTCTCCGGACCCGACGGTTTTCGTGATCGATAACTATCATCTGATCCGGAATGAATATTACGACCGCCTGCTGAACGAGCTGGCGCTTCCGAAAATGCACAGCCATCACTTTGTCGTCATCACCCAGCCGGAAGCGGAACGCCGTTTTCCGGAAAGCGGCGGAAAAGCCTGCCGGATCGACAATACCTGGTTCTATTTCAACCGGGAGGATACCGCCGCTTATTTCCGCACCTTTGGGGTCCGTCTTTCCCTGGAAGAGCTGGATAACGTTTACCAAAGCACCGAGGGCTGGATCTCCGCCCTGCAGCTTCAGCGGATCAGCTATCTGGAAACCCGGGAGTTCAAAATGGCCACGGACATCGGCTGGCTGCTGGAAACCACTGTGTGGAACAATCTTTCGGCGGAAGAGCGGACGGTGCTCGTCTCCGCTTCCGCCCTGAAGCATTTTTCCACCGGGCAGGTGTGCGCCATGCTGGGGACGGAAAAGCTGCCGGATTCCGCCGGAAAGCTGCTGGACCGCCTCTGCTTTCTGAGCCGCGAGCCGGACGGGACCTATACGATGCACGACATCCTGCGGAACTACCTGATCGGCAAGCTGGAGCAGGAGCATCCCGAGGAGTTCCGGAAAAAGCTGTGGAACCGGGCGGGCACCGTCCTC
This window of the Ruminococcaceae bacterium BL-6 genome carries:
- the aspS gene encoding Aspartate--tRNA ligase; translated protein: MICANQYHTRLCGKVSENDIGKTVRVAGWVENIRDHGGVQFLDVRDHYGVVQVVVHDEEMLRDVSRECTVSVEGTVTLRDEDTINPKLATGTVEIKTKTLTVLGRVYYPLPFEVAASTETKEDVRLKYRFLDLRNPKVHQNIVLRSRIISFLRRKMTEMGFLEIQTPILSTSSPEGARDYLIPSRKHHGKFYALPQAPQIFKQLLMISGFDRYFQIAPCFRDEDARADRSPGEFYQLDFEMAFATQEDVFSIAEEVLTAVFTEFSDKKVSPAPFVRIPYEESMLKYGTDKPDLRNPLGIIDISDLFRDSAFAPFRNKTVRAINVPGCTAQPKSFFENMLKFATGIGMKGLGYISVVGDGEYKGPINKFLTEESRAELIRRAGLKTGDVIFFIADEKDTAPKLAGQIRTELAARLNLIDEDSFRMCFIVDFPMYEIDEETGNYIFTHNPFSMPQGGMDALLNKKPEEILAYQYDIVCNGVELSSGAVRNHDPEIMVKAFEIAGYTERDIQEKFTALYNAFHYGAPPHAGMAPGVDRMVMLLTGEQNIREVIAFPMNSNAQDMLLGAPTEVTEQQLREAHIKIRK
- the gatC gene encoding Glutamyl-tRNA(Gln) amidotransferase subunit C; translation: MVTHEEVLKIAQLAKLSIREDELDTLTKDMDDIIRFADTINQVSAEASGFDNINHLENVFREDTVIPSLPREEILKNAECQEDGYFLVKKRG
- the gatA gene encoding glutamyl-tRNA(Gln) amidotransferase (subunit A) (Evidence 2a : Function from experimental evidences in other organisms; PubMedId : 11445070, 12682299, 9342321; Product type e : enzyme) yields the protein METGFGKIKKLSGLLRRGEISCAELTQKYLDAAAADNPVLNAYVRTTGELALKTARRVDEKLARGEKLLPLEGIPMTLKDNISTKGIETTCCSKILAGYRPIYDAAVWELLQEQNAVLLGKTNMDEFAMGSSCETSCYGGALNPHNLKHVAGGSSGGVAAAVSGNLAVYGLGSDTGGSIRQPASFCGIVGLKPTYGAVSRYGLIAYASSLDQIGPITTSVEDAALVYDAISRRDERDSTSRGSGAPTADSLGKEIKGMKIGIAREYFDGIRGDVKAALENAVKVFESLGAEIVRFDMPQLKYALPVYYILACAEASSNLGRYDGIRYGYKTERYRDTNEMICKTRSEGFGDEVKRRILLGTYVLSAGYYDAYYKKAQNLRGTIVRTFQDAFEHCDVMLAPTVPVTAFERNFTSLDKIETYLTDICTVPVNIAGLPAVSVPCGFDGKGLPIGMQLIGNTFREAAILNAAYQFEGATRKTAFRAAEMGVRL
- the gatB gene encoding glutamyl-tRNA(Gln) amidotransferase (subunit B) (Evidence 2a : Function from experimental evidences in other organisms; PubMedId : 11445070, 12682299, 9342321; Product type e : enzyme) — protein: MKYELVSGLETHVELSTKTKIFCGCTTEFGGEPNTHCCPVCIGLPGTLPRLNKKVVEYAIMAGLATNCEIANISKMDRKNYCYPDLPKAYQISQYDMPLCKNGYIPLSNGRRIGITRIHIEEDAGKLVHQDGNTFVDYNRGGVPLIEIVSEPDIRSIDEAREYVEKLQLIMRYIGVSDCKMQEGSMRCDVNISVRPAGTEELGTRTEIKNMNSISYMTKAMEYELDRQIDILESGGKVEQETLRYNETENTTSSMRGKEDAHDYRYFRDPDLVTIHVGDEEIERIRALLPELPDRKRERYRSELNLPEADIQLLTKYRSIAEYFEAACEGVKRPTVVANCIIGQIFRRLENDDAKEKFEIPVSPSDLRDLVLLLDSGKIKMNLLKSTLEKMLDTGKPASELISEKDLGGVDEAALKELCGQSIAANPNAVQDYRSGKEKALKALLGHVMKATRGRADAQQAEKMLIELIRKLP
- a CDS encoding N-acetyltransferase, whose translation is MDFIKEDNRIYSLDENGKLVAEITFPNLSDTAVNIDHTFVDDSLRGRGVAAKLVLAAAETIRARKKKAVVTCPYAVKWFQKNQDFSDILEKTDIPTHN
- a CDS encoding protein of unknown function (Evidence 5 : Unknown function); amino-acid sequence: MISTNQMRNWYESTDIILWDDNRRRIAGVAGCGFYEEASNPLTGSKGKPPDFGKNGCCFSSLKKRIESK
- a CDS encoding protein of unknown function (Evidence 5 : Unknown function), translating into MGIKSVPSDFKGGESMKILSGEASNFTGIVIGLGAFFLIGILHPVVIKAEYYFGRQIWPLFLASGALCIFLSVLAESSVLSALLSVLGFSLLWGIRELFEQEQRVKKGWFPENPNRKEKENSKEKKG
- the lacA gene encoding thiogalactoside acetyltransferase (Evidence 2a : Function from experimental evidences in other organisms; PubMedId : 12793527, 14085376, 3901000, 3922433, 6444453, 789355; Product type e : enzyme), which codes for MTNQERKEKGLVYRYDDPSLMGDQFLYQERLYAYNHSHPTETEKRRRLLREMFAEIGGGCHVETPVNANWGCRHVHFGRGIYCNSNVTFVDDADIYVGDDCLIAPNVVISTSGHPVLPVLREHHYVYNLSVHIGKNVWIGSGAQIMPGITVGENSVIGAGSVVTDDVPADVVAYGVPCKVIREIGEKDKRYFYKNRELDVWE
- a CDS encoding protein of unknown function (Evidence 5 : Unknown function) codes for the protein MIERFFWMIGRQINRSVRDILHSESFAELKNEVRSASAGFRSRAEGRNAPYRTADPGWGRRRVRCLPRGSISGVLLILFGSMGLLVALLAAVSMPFIPSMAALLGVLFGFVVPCGGVSGFLLAKGILLRKRVGRYRSYLARMGNATFCPVEELAASVGKPAKFVLKDLKRMIRLNMLPEGHIDDQQTCLMLGEETYEQYLEAQRSMKERQQREESRKKDSETNATIAQGREYLEQIRRANDLLDEDEISHKLDRIEQVSSKIFDYVEQHPEKAAELRRFINYYLPTTLKLVNAYCQFEAQPVQGENITAAKDEIRKALDTIGTAFENLLDSLFGDVTLDISTDITVLENMLAREGLTGEDFKKKVP
- a CDS encoding Phospholipase, whose product is MNSPNHILIGTLIYEYLRDKYGIVLDKPGFLQGNTCPDHSLSFLRPHRMRYCKGMVRRKTERLCRADWSEIDRRTSKKLGILCHYYSDFLCLAHNPEFSGGLKEHVRYENDLLLFMSRNYDRFRRVDYVPWVQIPENPEEISEHMRELFFEKPTAQDDLIGELVYAVRACIELALLVFFQSVSGAQGQVLHKKSFMAF
- a CDS encoding protein of unknown function (Evidence 5 : Unknown function) codes for the protein MIYFSDDGKKNLHLWTEGTEKRKNRAENLNFNGLIEKRKSKGNLDEAGQASCGIFKKTFIFRNNCAIFGEVNFDYRGNAVL